The window GCGAAGCGTCCTGTCGGCACCGGTCCGACGGGCGTGCTCGCGACCACCGACCCCGGCGTCGTGCTCGCGGCCCGTCCCGACTGCGTCCTGTACATGGACCACGACCGGGACCGTGGCCCGCAGGTGATCGACGACCTCTGCGCCCTGCTGAGCCGCGGCGTCAATGTGGTTGCGACGACGATGCCGATGCTCGTCCATCCCTACGGGGCGGGGCCGGAGGTCCGAGCCCGGTTGGACGAGGCGTGCGCCGCCGGAGGCGCGTCGTTCCTCTGCACCGGGATCGAGCCGGGTTTCACGGCGGACGTCCTCGTGCTGCAGTTCGCGAGCCTGTGCCGGGACGTGCGGTCGGTGCGCGTCTCGGAGGCGATGAACGTCGCGAGTTACCGGACCACGTGGCGCTCCGGTCTCGGCAACGACATCCGCACCGACGGGGAGACCTACCGGCCTGGTCACATCGTGCGGGGCTGGGCCGGGACGATGCGACTGCTCGCCGACGGTCTGGGCCTGGAGCTCGACGACGTCCGGGAGGTGCGGCACGTCGCGGCCGCGGGCCGGGAGTTCGAGGTCGCCGCCGGACGTTACGGCCCGGACGACATCGCCGCGCTGCACTTCGAGGTGCAGGGCATCGTCGACGGCAAGCCGCGTCTGGTCGTCGAGCACACGTACCGGCTGCTCGACGACGTCGGGCCGGAGTGGACCCAGCCGGTCGACCCCGGTCGACGCACCACCCGGATCCGGATCGACGGCACCCCCGAGGTGGACGTGACCATGTCCCTCGGCGGCGACGGGCTCGACCCCACGGGCCAGGGCGTCCTCGGCACCGCGATGCGGGCGGTGCACGCGATTCCGCTCGTAGTGGCCGCGGGGCCGGGTCTGCGGACGAACATCGACCTTCCGACGCCGAGTCAGATGCCGCGTCAGCCGAAGAACGTGTCCGCGTAGGTGTGGAGTTCGTCGACCACGGCCTCGACGCTCGCGCCCGTCGGGCGAACCACGAAGTGGCCGACCCCCGCCTCGGCGAGGCGGCCGAGGTGGTCGCGGTGCTCCTCGACCGAGAAGCCGCCGCTGAGGTAGGCCGTCTGCGGGGTGTGGGTCTGGAGGAACAGGTCCCGGCCCGCGGCCTCGCGCACCTCGGCGATCTGGGCGCCGAGCTCCTCGACCGTCGAGATCTGGGGTGAGCGGATCGACGCCGCCTCCTCGGGTGTGGTGATCAGTGGCGTCCAGCCGTCGAGCCGGGCCGCGCGCTCGCGGGCGACGCGGCTCGCGCCGCCGACGATCAGCGGCGGCCCGCCCGGCTGCACGGGCCGGGGGAGGGCGGCGACGTCGGCCGCCTGCACGTGCTCGCCCGCGAAACTGAACGGCGACTGCCGGAAGACGCCGCGGATCACCGCCAGCGCCTCGTCGAAGAGCGCGTTCCGCGCCGCGAAGTCCGCCCCGAGGGCCCGGAACTCCGAGCGGAGGTAGCCCGTCCCGACCCCGGCGATCACGCGGCCCTCCGAGAGCAGGTCGAGCGTGATCAGCCCTTTCGCGGTGAGGAACGGGTTCCGGTAGGGGAGCACGAGCAGGTACGTCATCAGTTTGATGCGCGTCGTGTGCGCGGCGCAGAAACCGAGGGCGCTGAAGATGTCGAGCGACTCGTGCCCGCCGGCGTCCATCCACTTCTGCGACGGGGCGGGGTGGTCCGTGAAGGCGAGCGCCCCGTAGCCGAGCTCGTCGGCGGTGCGCGCGATCGTCGCCATTCCCTCCGGACGGAGGATCGCGGGGTCGTAGCCCGGGGCGGAGACGGGGTAGTCGACGGTGAATCTCATCCGCGAAGCCTTGATCCTGGAGGACGTCCGGAGCAATATAACGATCGTTATAACACGTCCCGTGTTCCCTGGAGGCGCGATGTCCGGCTCCCACCCCCGCTACGGCGACTTCTCGTTCCAGGCGGTGGTCGACACCTACGACCCCAAACTCCGCGACCTGCACCCCGGCGACCTGCGCCACGGCCTGACGCTGCAGAGCCAGTACCTGTACGGCGGTCTGCGTGACTCCGACGGCAAGACCTGGATGCTCGAGCGCAAGTTCTGCGGGCCCATGACCGGTGGACTCTGGATGATGTCGAACGAGAGCGGACACATCGCGCTGCACCCGCAGGCGCTCAACGCCTCGCGCGGTGAGGCGCTGCGGCTGATCGAGCCGGACCGCCGCCGCTGGACGAACCACCTGATGCACAAGCTCGCGCCGCAGTTCGGGATCACCAGCCACCCGATGTCGATCGAGCTGGACGACGAGCACCTGGTCTGGAACGAGGGCGAGCTGTTCGAGCTCTCCGGGCCGCTGCAGGGTCCGGGCTTCCAGCACTACATGCCCGCGCGCGACGAGCCGCTGTTCTACACGACGCAGATCTACTGGGTCACCGGCGTCATCGACGGCAAGGCGTGCGAGGGCTTCATCGGCCTCGACCACGGGTACTTCGCCGCCGGCCAGGAGTGGAAGGAGTACCGGTACTTCACCGACCTCGAGCTCGCCTGGGGCGTGTTCGCCAACAAGCTCGGCGACGGGACCATCGAGTACGGCGTCCTGGTGAAGGGCCGTCAGGGCTGGTCGGGTGCAGCCACGTTCGCGGACGGGGAGCTGGTCGCGAAGACCGACCGCGTCGGCGTGGAGTTCGAGCTCGACTCCGACGGCTTCATCGTCGACGCCGAGTACGACATCGACGGCGTGAAGTACTCGATGGTTGGCGCCGACGGCGGACGGTTCACCAGCTTCGCCGAGGCGCGCTGGGCGGGGTACCAGTCCCAGTCGGTGATCGTCCGCCGCGTCGGGGACGAACGTCCGCTCGACAGTGGCTTCTGCTGGA of the Sporichthya polymorpha DSM 43042 genome contains:
- a CDS encoding LLM class F420-dependent oxidoreductase — its product is MRFTVDYPVSAPGYDPAILRPEGMATIARTADELGYGALAFTDHPAPSQKWMDAGGHESLDIFSALGFCAAHTTRIKLMTYLLVLPYRNPFLTAKGLITLDLLSEGRVIAGVGTGYLRSEFRALGADFAARNALFDEALAVIRGVFRQSPFSFAGEHVQAADVAALPRPVQPGGPPLIVGGASRVARERAARLDGWTPLITTPEEAASIRSPQISTVEELGAQIAEVREAAGRDLFLQTHTPQTAYLSGGFSVEEHRDHLGRLAEAGVGHFVVRPTGASVEAVVDELHTYADTFFG